One region of Phycisphaerae bacterium genomic DNA includes:
- a CDS encoding iron-containing alcohol dehydrogenase, producing the protein MALAPFVIRWPGQLVFGDGVFATLGREAAALGRRALLIVPHGSGLAERAAHLLEEGDLDVERFDLIGSEATIDAVDEAAAMARKAGCDLLVAIGGGEVIDLAKGAAVAATHDGDIRDYAAGGKPIGATALAVLAVPTVAGAGAEVAMTAILVDRDAQRRVVLRSPHLFPRTALVDPELTHNLSGRATVMAGFDVLARGLQAFLCANHANPVTDALALEAIGRAAANLPHVLEKPDDRDARAQMSMAAVLAGTAAAEMDALPAGPSETLALSRLLPAAIEVWWAKHPDRYAAAARRLAAAPSDAPVEQQAAALGPWLRRFVEAIGLDKLWKRRMDAAFGESITDDTFAGSPGLDERQIKAMLDRTLGDRSQEKP; encoded by the coding sequence GTGGCGCTGGCGCCCTTTGTCATCCGCTGGCCCGGCCAACTCGTCTTCGGCGACGGCGTTTTCGCGACGCTTGGCCGCGAGGCGGCGGCCCTCGGGCGGCGGGCGCTGCTGATCGTTCCTCACGGTTCAGGTCTGGCGGAACGCGCGGCGCATCTTCTCGAAGAAGGCGACCTCGATGTTGAGCGCTTCGACCTTATCGGATCGGAGGCGACCATCGACGCCGTCGACGAAGCCGCGGCGATGGCCCGAAAAGCCGGCTGCGATCTTCTGGTCGCGATCGGCGGCGGCGAGGTCATCGACCTGGCCAAGGGCGCAGCCGTCGCGGCGACGCACGACGGCGACATCCGTGACTATGCCGCCGGCGGCAAGCCAATCGGCGCTACGGCGCTGGCGGTTCTGGCTGTTCCAACCGTCGCCGGCGCGGGCGCCGAAGTCGCCATGACCGCGATTCTGGTCGACCGCGACGCGCAGCGGCGCGTGGTGCTGCGAAGCCCGCACCTGTTTCCTCGTACCGCCCTGGTGGACCCGGAATTGACCCACAATCTGTCCGGCCGCGCCACCGTGATGGCCGGTTTCGACGTTCTGGCCCGCGGCCTGCAGGCGTTTCTGTGCGCCAACCATGCCAATCCCGTCACCGACGCGCTCGCTCTCGAGGCGATCGGCAGGGCGGCTGCGAATCTGCCGCACGTGCTCGAAAAGCCGGACGACCGCGACGCCCGGGCGCAGATGTCCATGGCCGCGGTGCTCGCGGGCACTGCCGCCGCTGAGATGGACGCCTTGCCCGCCGGCCCGTCGGAGACGCTGGCCCTGTCGCGCTTGTTGCCGGCGGCGATCGAAGTCTGGTGGGCGAAACATCCGGATCGCTACGCCGCTGCGGCCCGCAGGCTCGCCGCTGCGCCGTCCGATGCTCCGGTTGAACAGCAAGCCGCGGCGTTGGGTCCGTGGTTGCGGCGGTTCGTTGAGGCGATCGGCCTCGATAAGCTTTGGAAACGCCGGATGGACGCCGCGTTCGGCGAGAGCATCACAGACGACACCTTCGCCGGTTCGCCGGGCCTCGACGAGCGGCAGATCAAAGCTATGCTCGACCGGACCCTGGGCGACCGTTCACAGGAGAAACCATGA